AAACATTTAAATACCCAGTTGTTTCACCGCAGCACAAAAAAAGTTCAGCTAACTGGCGAAGGTCAATTATTGCTCGAACATATTCAACCTGCCCTTTTTTCAATTTTACAAGGTGAAAAACTCCTTGCGGAAACCGCACAAATGAACCGAGGGCGTTTACATATAGCCGCTAGTGATACAATCTGCAAATATTTTTTGCTTCAGCACTTACGTGCCTTTCACGAGCGCTACCCTAATATAGAGATACTTATTACCAATCGAACTTCCATTGAATGTGTCAAACTACTTAAGAATAACATGGTTGATTTAGTCTTTACAAATTTACCTAACGACTATATTGATGCCAACTTAAACGTTGATGAATTGTTAACTTTTCAAGATATCGTGATTGCACCTCAAAAATATACGCTTCTTAATCAAGGCGCCATTACTTATAGTCAACTATTAGAATACCCTATTCTTCTTCTTGATCGCAACAGCTCTACAACCCAATATTTAAATCAAGTCTTTAAAGACCATGCATTGACTCTTACGCCTTCTGTTGAGCTTGGCAGCATTGATCTACTTGTTGAATTAACCCGAATCGGTTTAGGCATTACTGTTGTCCCAGATTATGTTGTTTCCTTAAATTCCAACGAGTATTTTCGGGTAACCTTAAAGGATAGATTACCAAAAAGAAAGCTTGGGATGGTCTCCCAAGCTAAAACACCGTTGTCAAACGCTGTCAAAACATTCATGCAATTAATGTTGATGCATCGATAATATTTGTTGAGCTGCTTTATCAGCAACCGTATTAATCATGGCCTCTTTGGCTTCGTATGGATTTTTTCCCACCTCTTTAACAATCAAATCCATAAGAACAAAATATTTTGCCCCTTCATCGATTTCACCTAACTGTAAATGATGCCTTGACGCAAATTGTTCCAAAGGGTAAGTGTCAATATACCAATGATATACGTCTTCATACTCCGCCTTTAATTGTTGATGCTCTTGTTTTTTCTCCTGCATTTTCTTTTTGGAGAAAACCCCACCCAAGGCAAATATAACACCTAATCC
This sequence is a window from Vallitaleaceae bacterium 9-2. Protein-coding genes within it:
- a CDS encoding LysR family transcriptional regulator, whose translation is MSINLELYRIFYHVAQTLSFSKAADALFLSQSAVSQHIHSLEKHLNTQLFHRSTKKVQLTGEGQLLLEHIQPALFSILQGEKLLAETAQMNRGRLHIAASDTICKYFLLQHLRAFHERYPNIEILITNRTSIECVKLLKNNMVDLVFTNLPNDYIDANLNVDELLTFQDIVIAPQKYTLLNQGAITYSQLLEYPILLLDRNSSTTQYLNQVFKDHALTLTPSVELGSIDLLVELTRIGLGITVVPDYVVSLNSNEYFRVTLKDRLPKRKLGMVSQAKTPLSNAVKTFMQLMLMHR